Proteins encoded by one window of Musa acuminata AAA Group cultivar baxijiao chromosome BXJ2-9, Cavendish_Baxijiao_AAA, whole genome shotgun sequence:
- the LOC135623164 gene encoding BTB/POZ domain and ankyrin repeat-containing protein NPR5-like isoform X2 — protein sequence MEETLKSLSLDYLNLLINGQAFSDVTFSVEGRLVHAHRCILAARSLFFRSFFCGTDSPPPGLLSSPRGGGGGASPGASGGAVVPVNSVSYEVFLLMLQFLYSGQVSVVPQKHEPRPNCGDRGCWHTHCAAAVDLALDTLAAARSFGVKQLEQITEKQLASMVEKASIEDVMKVLMASRQQDMQQLWATCSHLVAKSGLPAEVLAKHLPIDVVARIEELRLKSSFARRPSFVARHPHQIDVAGPAADLEDHHHKIRRMRRALDSSDVELVKLMVMGEGLNLDDALALHYAVENCTREVVKALLELGAADVNCPAGPTGKTPLHIAAEMVSPDMVAVLLDHHADPNVRTVDGVTPLEILRTLTSDFLFKGAVPGLSHIEPNKLRLCLELVQSAALVMSREEANSGGGNGGAGNSPRAAIYPRMNPEIAACSLSLDSRMVYLNLGMAAQFGSKMNDGGGDESLSSRPQGGGGGGGGVGPSSIYPSHGFP from the exons ATGGAGGAGACACTCAAGTCCCTCTCCTTGGACTACCTCAACCTCCTCATCAATGGCCAGGCCTTCAGCGACGTCACCTTCAGCGTCGAGGGCCGCCTCGTCCACGCCCACCGCTGCATCCTGGCcgcccgcagcctcttcttccgcaGCTTCTTCTGCGGCACCGACTCGCCGCCGCCGGGCCTCCTGTCGTCGCcgaggggcggcggcggcggggcgtCCCCCGGGGCGTCGGGCGGGGCCGTCGTCCCGGTGAATTCGGTCAGCTACGAGGTGTTCCTGCTGATGCTGCAGTTCCTGTACAGTGGGCAGGTGTCGGTGGTGCCGCAGAAGCACGAGCCCCGCCCCAACTGCGgcgaccgcggctgctggcacaccCACTGCGCCGCCGCTGTCGACCTCGCCCTCGACACCCTCGCCGCCGCCCGCTCCTTCGGTGTCAAGCAGCTGGAGCAGATCACCGAG AAGCAATTGGCCAGCATGGTGGAGAAAGCGTCGATCGAGGACGTGATGAAGGTCCTGATGGCGTCGCGGCAGCAAGACATGCAGCAGCTCTGGGCCACCTGCTCCCACCTGGTCGCCAAGTCGGGCCTTCCGGCGGAGGTGCTCGCGAAGCACCTCCCCATCGACGTGGTCGCCAGGATCGAGGAGCTCCGTCTCAAGTCCTCCTTCGCCCGCCGGCCCTCCTTCGTCGCACGCCACCCTCACCAGATCGATGTCGCTGGCCCAGCCGCTGACCTCGAAGACCACCACCACAAGATCCGCCGCATGCGCCGCGCCCTCGACTCCTCCGACGTCGAGCTTGTCAAGCTGATGGTCATGGGGGAGGGGCTGAACCTCGACGATGCGCTCGCCCTCCACTACGCCGTCGAGAACTGTACCCGAGAGGTGGTCAAGGCTCTTCTCGAGCTGGGCGCGGCCGACGTCAACTGCCCCGCCGGCCCAACCGGGAAGACGCCGCTCCACATCGCCGCCGAGATGGTGAGCCCCGACATGGTCGCCGTCCTACTCGATCACCACGCCGATCCCAACGTTCGCACCGTCGACGGCGTGACCCCGCTGGAGATTCTTCGCACCCTCACCTCCGACTTCCTCTTCAAGGGCGCCGTGCCGGGCCTGTCGCACATAGAACCCAACAAGCTGAGGCTGTGTCTCGAGCTAGTCCAGTCCGCGGCACTGGTGATGTCCCGAGAGGAAGCCAATAGCGGTGGAGGTAATGGTGGCGCCGGAAACAGCCCGAGAGCGGCCATCTACCCACGGATGAATCCCGAAATAGCTGCGTGCAGCCTCAGCCTGGATTCAAGAATGGTGTATCTGAATCTTGGCATGGCGGCACAATTCGGGAGCAAGATGAACGATGGAGGCGGGGACGAGAGCCTCAGCAGTAGACctcaaggtggcggcggcggcggcggcggcgttggCCCATCATCCATCTACCCTTCTCATGGCTTCCCGTGA
- the LOC135623164 gene encoding BTB/POZ domain and ankyrin repeat-containing protein NPR5-like isoform X1 — MEETLKSLSLDYLNLLINGQAFSDVTFSVEGRLVHAHRCILAARSLFFRSFFCGTDSPPPGLLSSPRGGGGGASPGASGGAVVPVNSVSYEVFLLMLQFLYSGQVSVVPQKHEPRPNCGDRGCWHTHCAAAVDLALDTLAAARSFGVKQLEQITESLSFGGWVQKQLASMVEKASIEDVMKVLMASRQQDMQQLWATCSHLVAKSGLPAEVLAKHLPIDVVARIEELRLKSSFARRPSFVARHPHQIDVAGPAADLEDHHHKIRRMRRALDSSDVELVKLMVMGEGLNLDDALALHYAVENCTREVVKALLELGAADVNCPAGPTGKTPLHIAAEMVSPDMVAVLLDHHADPNVRTVDGVTPLEILRTLTSDFLFKGAVPGLSHIEPNKLRLCLELVQSAALVMSREEANSGGGNGGAGNSPRAAIYPRMNPEIAACSLSLDSRMVYLNLGMAAQFGSKMNDGGGDESLSSRPQGGGGGGGGVGPSSIYPSHGFP, encoded by the exons ATGGAGGAGACACTCAAGTCCCTCTCCTTGGACTACCTCAACCTCCTCATCAATGGCCAGGCCTTCAGCGACGTCACCTTCAGCGTCGAGGGCCGCCTCGTCCACGCCCACCGCTGCATCCTGGCcgcccgcagcctcttcttccgcaGCTTCTTCTGCGGCACCGACTCGCCGCCGCCGGGCCTCCTGTCGTCGCcgaggggcggcggcggcggggcgtCCCCCGGGGCGTCGGGCGGGGCCGTCGTCCCGGTGAATTCGGTCAGCTACGAGGTGTTCCTGCTGATGCTGCAGTTCCTGTACAGTGGGCAGGTGTCGGTGGTGCCGCAGAAGCACGAGCCCCGCCCCAACTGCGgcgaccgcggctgctggcacaccCACTGCGCCGCCGCTGTCGACCTCGCCCTCGACACCCTCGCCGCCGCCCGCTCCTTCGGTGTCAAGCAGCTGGAGCAGATCACCGAG AGTCTTAGTTTTGGTGGGTGGGTGCAGAAGCAATTGGCCAGCATGGTGGAGAAAGCGTCGATCGAGGACGTGATGAAGGTCCTGATGGCGTCGCGGCAGCAAGACATGCAGCAGCTCTGGGCCACCTGCTCCCACCTGGTCGCCAAGTCGGGCCTTCCGGCGGAGGTGCTCGCGAAGCACCTCCCCATCGACGTGGTCGCCAGGATCGAGGAGCTCCGTCTCAAGTCCTCCTTCGCCCGCCGGCCCTCCTTCGTCGCACGCCACCCTCACCAGATCGATGTCGCTGGCCCAGCCGCTGACCTCGAAGACCACCACCACAAGATCCGCCGCATGCGCCGCGCCCTCGACTCCTCCGACGTCGAGCTTGTCAAGCTGATGGTCATGGGGGAGGGGCTGAACCTCGACGATGCGCTCGCCCTCCACTACGCCGTCGAGAACTGTACCCGAGAGGTGGTCAAGGCTCTTCTCGAGCTGGGCGCGGCCGACGTCAACTGCCCCGCCGGCCCAACCGGGAAGACGCCGCTCCACATCGCCGCCGAGATGGTGAGCCCCGACATGGTCGCCGTCCTACTCGATCACCACGCCGATCCCAACGTTCGCACCGTCGACGGCGTGACCCCGCTGGAGATTCTTCGCACCCTCACCTCCGACTTCCTCTTCAAGGGCGCCGTGCCGGGCCTGTCGCACATAGAACCCAACAAGCTGAGGCTGTGTCTCGAGCTAGTCCAGTCCGCGGCACTGGTGATGTCCCGAGAGGAAGCCAATAGCGGTGGAGGTAATGGTGGCGCCGGAAACAGCCCGAGAGCGGCCATCTACCCACGGATGAATCCCGAAATAGCTGCGTGCAGCCTCAGCCTGGATTCAAGAATGGTGTATCTGAATCTTGGCATGGCGGCACAATTCGGGAGCAAGATGAACGATGGAGGCGGGGACGAGAGCCTCAGCAGTAGACctcaaggtggcggcggcggcggcggcggcgttggCCCATCATCCATCTACCCTTCTCATGGCTTCCCGTGA